The following are from one region of the Juglans regia cultivar Chandler chromosome 10, Walnut 2.0, whole genome shotgun sequence genome:
- the LOC108983800 gene encoding UPF0481 protein At3g47200-like isoform X3 — MSSSHSGFNFLREVCRFMGQSYGTYFQRNDQNASADQGEHLVIRITELLESSRRHLQGECCIYKVPHHLRKLNEEAYTPQVISIGPFHHGNKKFQILEKYKVRYLDDFMRRAKTNPENLVRIVKGSEAAIRQCYVETIELDRDEFVTMILLDAAFIIEYFLRDMFPVQWTDEDRKVIKPWITARMLLDFLLLENQLPFFILKDLYQLVLVTHRMYRPFIEVVFRYFGFLNTQNKPSDSDQFNRIIHFVDLIRIFYLPPPETLSERQPDNRVEKIYCATQLAEAGLTFKKSGSLCYLDLKYREGGVLEIPRFTIDNTTEIFARNLMALEQCHYPTQAYITDYFLLLDFLIDTGKDVALLAKKNILVNGMEI; from the exons ATGTCTTCCTCTCATTCT gggtttaattttttaagggaAGTTTGTAGATTTATGGGGCAATCATATGGTACATATTTTCAACGAAATGATCAAAATGCTTCAGCAGATCAAGGGGAACATTTGGTAATTAGAATAACAGAACTGTTAGAAAGTTCGAGGCGTCACTTACAAGGAGAATGTTGTATCTACAAGGTTCCACATCACTTGCGCAAATTGAATGAAGAAGCCTATACCCCACAAGTTATTTCCATAGGCCCCTTTCATCACGgcaacaaaaaattccaaatccTGGAAAAGTATAAAGTGAGATATCTCGACGATTTTATGAGACGAGCCAAAACAAACCCGGAGAATTTAGTAAGAATTGTAAAAGGCTCGGAAGCAGCAATTCGTCAATGTTATGTAGAAACCATCGAACTTGACCGCGATGAGTTTGTGACAATGATACTCCTTGATGCGGCCTTCATTATTGAGTATTTCTTGAGAGACATGTTCCCAGTGCAATGGACAGATGAGGATAGAAAAGTTATAAAGCCATGGATAACTGCTAGGATGCTGCTGGACTTCCTGTTACTTGAAAATCAActtcctttctttattcttaAGGATTTATATCAGCTTGTTTTGGTTACTCATAGAATGTACCGTCCCTTCATTGAGGTTGTCTTTCGCTACTTTGGCTTTCTCAATACTCAAAATAAGCCTTCTGATTCCGATCAGTTCAATCGAATaattcattttgttgatttgatCCGAATCTTTTATCTACCTCCACCCGAAACTCTATCAGAAAGACAACCTGACAATAGGGTTGAGAAAATATACTGTGCAACGCAGCTGGCTGAGGCAGGATTGACCTTCAAGAAGAGTGGAAGCCTGTGCTACCTTGACTTAAAATATCGTGAAGGCGGAGTGTTGGAAATCCCGCGCTTTACCATTGACAATACCACAGAGATATTTGCTCGAAACCTCATGGCTTTGGAGCAATGTCACTACCCAACACAAGCTTATATTACTGATTATTTTCTCTTGTTGGATTTCCTTATTGATACAGGCAAAGATGTGGCTTTACTTGCTAAAAAGAACATCCTTGTTAATGGGATGG AGATATAG
- the LOC108983800 gene encoding UPF0481 protein At3g47200-like isoform X1, whose translation MSSSHSGFNFLREVCRFMGQSYGTYFQRNDQNASADQGEHLVIRITELLESSRRHLQGECCIYKVPHHLRKLNEEAYTPQVISIGPFHHGNKKFQILEKYKVRYLDDFMRRAKTNPENLVRIVKGSEAAIRQCYVETIELDRDEFVTMILLDAAFIIEYFLRDMFPVQWTDEDRKVIKPWITARMLLDFLLLENQLPFFILKDLYQLVLVTHRMYRPFIEVVFRYFGFLNTQNKPSDSDQFNRIIHFVDLIRIFYLPPPETLSERQPDNRVEKIYCATQLAEAGLTFKKSGSLCYLDLKYREGGVLEIPRFTIDNTTEIFARNLMALEQCHYPTQAYITDYFLLLDFLIDTGKDVALLAKKNILVNGMGEYNNATFINNLGTNVQYSSMNLEYYRLCRDIVEFHDSNWNRWKAILKRDHFSTPWRAVATIAAILVLAFTLTQAVCSIISVLPSKRRNL comes from the exons ATGTCTTCCTCTCATTCT gggtttaattttttaagggaAGTTTGTAGATTTATGGGGCAATCATATGGTACATATTTTCAACGAAATGATCAAAATGCTTCAGCAGATCAAGGGGAACATTTGGTAATTAGAATAACAGAACTGTTAGAAAGTTCGAGGCGTCACTTACAAGGAGAATGTTGTATCTACAAGGTTCCACATCACTTGCGCAAATTGAATGAAGAAGCCTATACCCCACAAGTTATTTCCATAGGCCCCTTTCATCACGgcaacaaaaaattccaaatccTGGAAAAGTATAAAGTGAGATATCTCGACGATTTTATGAGACGAGCCAAAACAAACCCGGAGAATTTAGTAAGAATTGTAAAAGGCTCGGAAGCAGCAATTCGTCAATGTTATGTAGAAACCATCGAACTTGACCGCGATGAGTTTGTGACAATGATACTCCTTGATGCGGCCTTCATTATTGAGTATTTCTTGAGAGACATGTTCCCAGTGCAATGGACAGATGAGGATAGAAAAGTTATAAAGCCATGGATAACTGCTAGGATGCTGCTGGACTTCCTGTTACTTGAAAATCAActtcctttctttattcttaAGGATTTATATCAGCTTGTTTTGGTTACTCATAGAATGTACCGTCCCTTCATTGAGGTTGTCTTTCGCTACTTTGGCTTTCTCAATACTCAAAATAAGCCTTCTGATTCCGATCAGTTCAATCGAATaattcattttgttgatttgatCCGAATCTTTTATCTACCTCCACCCGAAACTCTATCAGAAAGACAACCTGACAATAGGGTTGAGAAAATATACTGTGCAACGCAGCTGGCTGAGGCAGGATTGACCTTCAAGAAGAGTGGAAGCCTGTGCTACCTTGACTTAAAATATCGTGAAGGCGGAGTGTTGGAAATCCCGCGCTTTACCATTGACAATACCACAGAGATATTTGCTCGAAACCTCATGGCTTTGGAGCAATGTCACTACCCAACACAAGCTTATATTACTGATTATTTTCTCTTGTTGGATTTCCTTATTGATACAGGCAAAGATGTGGCTTTACTTGCTAAAAAGAACATCCTTGTTAATGGGATGGGTGAGTACAACAATGCAacttttatcaataatttagGCACAAATGTCCAATATTCATCCATGAATCTTGAGTATTACCGTCTTTGTAGAGATATAGTTGAATTCCATGATAGCAATTGGAATCGTTGGAAGGCTATCTTGAAACGTGATCATTTTAGCACTCCTTGGAGAGCAGTTGCCACCATTGCTGCTATTCTCGTGTTGGCGTTCACTTTAACGCAAGCTGTATGCTCTATTATCTCAGTGTTACCATCAAAGAGGAGGAATCTGTAA
- the LOC108983800 gene encoding UPF0481 protein At3g47200-like isoform X2 — protein sequence MGQSYGTYFQRNDQNASADQGEHLVIRITELLESSRRHLQGECCIYKVPHHLRKLNEEAYTPQVISIGPFHHGNKKFQILEKYKVRYLDDFMRRAKTNPENLVRIVKGSEAAIRQCYVETIELDRDEFVTMILLDAAFIIEYFLRDMFPVQWTDEDRKVIKPWITARMLLDFLLLENQLPFFILKDLYQLVLVTHRMYRPFIEVVFRYFGFLNTQNKPSDSDQFNRIIHFVDLIRIFYLPPPETLSERQPDNRVEKIYCATQLAEAGLTFKKSGSLCYLDLKYREGGVLEIPRFTIDNTTEIFARNLMALEQCHYPTQAYITDYFLLLDFLIDTGKDVALLAKKNILVNGMGEYNNATFINNLGTNVQYSSMNLEYYRLCRDIVEFHDSNWNRWKAILKRDHFSTPWRAVATIAAILVLAFTLTQAVCSIISVLPSKRRNL from the coding sequence ATGGGGCAATCATATGGTACATATTTTCAACGAAATGATCAAAATGCTTCAGCAGATCAAGGGGAACATTTGGTAATTAGAATAACAGAACTGTTAGAAAGTTCGAGGCGTCACTTACAAGGAGAATGTTGTATCTACAAGGTTCCACATCACTTGCGCAAATTGAATGAAGAAGCCTATACCCCACAAGTTATTTCCATAGGCCCCTTTCATCACGgcaacaaaaaattccaaatccTGGAAAAGTATAAAGTGAGATATCTCGACGATTTTATGAGACGAGCCAAAACAAACCCGGAGAATTTAGTAAGAATTGTAAAAGGCTCGGAAGCAGCAATTCGTCAATGTTATGTAGAAACCATCGAACTTGACCGCGATGAGTTTGTGACAATGATACTCCTTGATGCGGCCTTCATTATTGAGTATTTCTTGAGAGACATGTTCCCAGTGCAATGGACAGATGAGGATAGAAAAGTTATAAAGCCATGGATAACTGCTAGGATGCTGCTGGACTTCCTGTTACTTGAAAATCAActtcctttctttattcttaAGGATTTATATCAGCTTGTTTTGGTTACTCATAGAATGTACCGTCCCTTCATTGAGGTTGTCTTTCGCTACTTTGGCTTTCTCAATACTCAAAATAAGCCTTCTGATTCCGATCAGTTCAATCGAATaattcattttgttgatttgatCCGAATCTTTTATCTACCTCCACCCGAAACTCTATCAGAAAGACAACCTGACAATAGGGTTGAGAAAATATACTGTGCAACGCAGCTGGCTGAGGCAGGATTGACCTTCAAGAAGAGTGGAAGCCTGTGCTACCTTGACTTAAAATATCGTGAAGGCGGAGTGTTGGAAATCCCGCGCTTTACCATTGACAATACCACAGAGATATTTGCTCGAAACCTCATGGCTTTGGAGCAATGTCACTACCCAACACAAGCTTATATTACTGATTATTTTCTCTTGTTGGATTTCCTTATTGATACAGGCAAAGATGTGGCTTTACTTGCTAAAAAGAACATCCTTGTTAATGGGATGGGTGAGTACAACAATGCAacttttatcaataatttagGCACAAATGTCCAATATTCATCCATGAATCTTGAGTATTACCGTCTTTGTAGAGATATAGTTGAATTCCATGATAGCAATTGGAATCGTTGGAAGGCTATCTTGAAACGTGATCATTTTAGCACTCCTTGGAGAGCAGTTGCCACCATTGCTGCTATTCTCGTGTTGGCGTTCACTTTAACGCAAGCTGTATGCTCTATTATCTCAGTGTTACCATCAAAGAGGAGGAATCTGTAA